A genomic segment from Bombus huntii isolate Logan2020A chromosome 13, iyBomHunt1.1, whole genome shotgun sequence encodes:
- the LOC126872404 gene encoding armadillo segment polarity protein isoform X3: MVWIDSPVGAMSYQMSSNQSRPMSHGNYQGLGDLPMGSAKEQTLMWQQNSYMGDSGIHSGTVTQAPSLSGKEDDEMEGDQLMFDLDQGFAQGFTQDQVDEMNQQLNHTRSQRVRAAMFPETLEEGIEIPSTQYDPAQPTAVQRLAEPSQMLKHAVVNLINYQDDADLATRAIPELIKLLNDEDQVVVSKAAMVVHQLSKKEASRHAIMNSSQMVAALVRAISNSDDLESTKAAVGTLHNLSHHRQGLLAIFKSGGIPALVKLLSSPMESVLFYAITTLHNLLLHQDGSKMAVRLAGGLQKMVALLQRDNVKFLAIVTDCLQILAYGNQESKLIILASQGPIELVRIMRSYDYEKLLWTTSRALKVLSVCLSNKPVIVEAGGMQALAMHLGNPSQRLVQNCLWTLRNLSDAGTKVDGLEGLLQSLVQVLSSTDVNVVTCAAGILSNLTCNNQRNKVTVCQVGGVDALVRTIIYADSREEISEPAVCALRHLTSRHVEAEMAQNSVRLNYGIQVIVKLLHPPSRWPLVKAVIGLIRNLALCPANHGPLRDHGAIHHLVRLLMRAFPETQRQQRSSVASTGSQQTSGAYADGGVRMEEIVEGTVGALHILARESHNRVIIRSQNVIPIFVQLLFNEIENIQRVAAGVLCELAADKEGAEMIEQEGATAPLTELLHSRNEGVATYAAAVLFRMSEDKPQEYKKRLSMELTNSLLREDTNLWNNADFGMGPDLQVMTRYQ, translated from the exons ATG GTGTGGATAGATTCTCCCGTAGGAGCCATGAGTTATCAAATGTCTTCGAATCAATCCAGACCAA TGTCTCACGGGAATTATCAGGGTTTGGGCGATCTACCCATGGGATCTGCCAAAGAACAAACTTTGATGTGGCAGCAAAATTCTTACATGGGTGATTCAGGAATACATTCTGGCACTGTCACCCAAGCGCCATCTTTGTCAGGCAAAGAGGATGACGAGATGGAAGGCGATCAGTTGATGTTTGATTTGGATCAAGGATTTGCACAGGGTTTTACTCAAGATCAAGTCGATGAAATGAATCAACAATTGAATCATACAAGATCTCAGCGTGTTCGCGCAGCTATGTTTCCTGAAACATTGGAGGAGGGTATAGAAATTCCTTCGACGCAGTATGATCCGGCTCAACCTACAGCTGTTCAGAGATTGGCAGAACCCAGTCAAATGTTGAAGCACGCGGTTGTCAATTTGATAAACTATCAGGATGACGCAGATCTCGCAACACGTGCAATACCAGAATTAATAAAGTTGTTAAACGACGAGGACCAAGTTGTTGTGTCTAAAGCAGCGATGGTAGTTCACCAACTTTCCAAGAAGGAAGCATCTCGTCATGCTATTATGAACAGTTCGCAAATGGTAGCTGCTTTAGTTCGTGCCATTTCAAACAGTGATGACCTTGAATCGACCAAAGCAGCAGTCGGCACCTTGCACAATTTGTCTCATCATAGACAAGGTCTGCTGGCTATTTTCAAAAGCGGAGGAATACCAGCTCTTGTGAAGCTTTTGAGTTCTCCAATGGAATCCGTATTGTTTTACGCAATCACGACTCTCCATAATTTACTTTTACATCAGGATGGTTCTAAAATGGCTGTAAGGCTGGCCGGAGGATTACAGAAAATGGTTGCACTACTACAGCGGGATAACGTCAAATTTTTAGCTATAGTAACCGATTGCTTGCAAATTCTTGCATACGGTAATCAAGAGagcaaattaattatattagcTTCTCAAGGACCAATAGAGTTGGTACGCATAATGCGTTCTTACGATTATGAGAAGCTTCTATGGACGACTTCAAGAGCCTTGAAAGTGTTGTCCGTTTGTCTTAGTAATAAACCAGTGATAGTCGAAGCTGGTGGTATGCAAGCTCTTGCTATGCATCTCGGTAATCCAAGCCAGAGACTCGTCCAAAATTGTTTGTGGACGTTACGAAATTTATCGGACGCTGGCACCAAAGTCGATGGATTAGAAGGTTTATTACAGAGTCTTGTACAAGTTCTTAGCTCTACCGACGTAAACGTCGTTACATGTGCCGCTGGTATTTTGTCGAATTTGACTTGCAATAATCAACGTAATAAGGTAACAGTATGCCAAGTGGGAGGTGTCGACGCTCTTGTACGTACAATCATTTACGCGGATAGTCGGGAGGAGATCAGCGAACCAGCGGTATGCGCGCTTCGTCATCTAACGTCACGTCACGTGGAAGCGGAAATGGCACAGAATTCAGTCCGCCTAAATTACGGAATTCAGGTCATAGTAAAACTTTTACACCCGCCTTCACGTTGGCCATTGGTTAAAGCTGTAATAGGATTAATTCGCAATTTGGCGCTTTGTCCCGCGAATCACGGCCCGCTTCGTGACCACGGCGCGATTCATCATCTGGTCAGGCTTCTGATGCGTGCTTTCCCCGAGACACAACGA CAACAACGTTCATCCGTGGCAAGTACTGGAAGTCAGCAAACATCAGGCGCGTACGCGGATGGCGGTGTTCGAATGGAGGAAATAGTGGAAGGTACTGTGGGAGCGCTTCATATCCTCGCGAGGGAATCACACAACAGGGTCATTATCAGATCTCAGAACGTAATTCCGATCTTCGTACag TTGCTATTTAACGagattgaaaatattcaaCGCGTCGCAGCTGGCGTACTTTGCGAACTTGCCGCGGACAAAGAAGGTGCCGAAATGATCGAACAAGAAGGTGCTACTGCTCCTTTGACGGAGTTGCTTCACTCTAGAAACGAAGGTGTCGCGACTTATGCGGCAGCTGTGTTGTTCCGCATGAGCGAAGATAAACCACAAGAATATAAGAAACGACTCTCCATGGAACTCACCAACTCTTTGTTACGCGAGGATACAAATCTTTGGAATAACGCTGACTTTGGGATGGGTCCAGATCTACAG
- the LOC126872404 gene encoding armadillo segment polarity protein isoform X1 yields MVWIDSPVGAMSYQMSSNQSRPMSHGNYQGLGDLPMGSAKEQTLMWQQNSYMGDSGIHSGTVTQAPSLSGKEDDEMEGDQLMFDLDQGFAQGFTQDQVDEMNQQLNHTRSQRVRAAMFPETLEEGIEIPSTQYDPAQPTAVQRLAEPSQMLKHAVVNLINYQDDADLATRAIPELIKLLNDEDQVVVSKAAMVVHQLSKKEASRHAIMNSSQMVAALVRAISNSDDLESTKAAVGTLHNLSHHRQGLLAIFKSGGIPALVKLLSSPMESVLFYAITTLHNLLLHQDGSKMAVRLAGGLQKMVALLQRDNVKFLAIVTDCLQILAYGNQESKLIILASQGPIELVRIMRSYDYEKLLWTTSRALKVLSVCLSNKPVIVEAGGMQALAMHLGNPSQRLVQNCLWTLRNLSDAGTKVDGLEGLLQSLVQVLSSTDVNVVTCAAGILSNLTCNNQRNKVTVCQVGGVDALVRTIIYADSREEISEPAVCALRHLTSRHVEAEMAQNSVRLNYGIQVIVKLLHPPSRWPLVKAVIGLIRNLALCPANHGPLRDHGAIHHLVRLLMRAFPETQRQQRSSVASTGSQQTSGAYADGGVRMEEIVEGTVGALHILARESHNRVIIRSQNVIPIFVQLLFNEIENIQRVAAGVLCELAADKEGAEMIEQEGATAPLTELLHSRNEGVATYAAAVLFRMSEDKPQEYKKRLSMELTNSLLREDTNLWNNADFGMGPDLQDMLGPDQGYDGMYGQGPPSVHSSHGGRGYQPQGYDQIPVDSMQGLEIGGGSTYGAMDTMDVAHEGDLSFDHLGELPAPPQDNNQVAAWYDTDL; encoded by the exons ATG GTGTGGATAGATTCTCCCGTAGGAGCCATGAGTTATCAAATGTCTTCGAATCAATCCAGACCAA TGTCTCACGGGAATTATCAGGGTTTGGGCGATCTACCCATGGGATCTGCCAAAGAACAAACTTTGATGTGGCAGCAAAATTCTTACATGGGTGATTCAGGAATACATTCTGGCACTGTCACCCAAGCGCCATCTTTGTCAGGCAAAGAGGATGACGAGATGGAAGGCGATCAGTTGATGTTTGATTTGGATCAAGGATTTGCACAGGGTTTTACTCAAGATCAAGTCGATGAAATGAATCAACAATTGAATCATACAAGATCTCAGCGTGTTCGCGCAGCTATGTTTCCTGAAACATTGGAGGAGGGTATAGAAATTCCTTCGACGCAGTATGATCCGGCTCAACCTACAGCTGTTCAGAGATTGGCAGAACCCAGTCAAATGTTGAAGCACGCGGTTGTCAATTTGATAAACTATCAGGATGACGCAGATCTCGCAACACGTGCAATACCAGAATTAATAAAGTTGTTAAACGACGAGGACCAAGTTGTTGTGTCTAAAGCAGCGATGGTAGTTCACCAACTTTCCAAGAAGGAAGCATCTCGTCATGCTATTATGAACAGTTCGCAAATGGTAGCTGCTTTAGTTCGTGCCATTTCAAACAGTGATGACCTTGAATCGACCAAAGCAGCAGTCGGCACCTTGCACAATTTGTCTCATCATAGACAAGGTCTGCTGGCTATTTTCAAAAGCGGAGGAATACCAGCTCTTGTGAAGCTTTTGAGTTCTCCAATGGAATCCGTATTGTTTTACGCAATCACGACTCTCCATAATTTACTTTTACATCAGGATGGTTCTAAAATGGCTGTAAGGCTGGCCGGAGGATTACAGAAAATGGTTGCACTACTACAGCGGGATAACGTCAAATTTTTAGCTATAGTAACCGATTGCTTGCAAATTCTTGCATACGGTAATCAAGAGagcaaattaattatattagcTTCTCAAGGACCAATAGAGTTGGTACGCATAATGCGTTCTTACGATTATGAGAAGCTTCTATGGACGACTTCAAGAGCCTTGAAAGTGTTGTCCGTTTGTCTTAGTAATAAACCAGTGATAGTCGAAGCTGGTGGTATGCAAGCTCTTGCTATGCATCTCGGTAATCCAAGCCAGAGACTCGTCCAAAATTGTTTGTGGACGTTACGAAATTTATCGGACGCTGGCACCAAAGTCGATGGATTAGAAGGTTTATTACAGAGTCTTGTACAAGTTCTTAGCTCTACCGACGTAAACGTCGTTACATGTGCCGCTGGTATTTTGTCGAATTTGACTTGCAATAATCAACGTAATAAGGTAACAGTATGCCAAGTGGGAGGTGTCGACGCTCTTGTACGTACAATCATTTACGCGGATAGTCGGGAGGAGATCAGCGAACCAGCGGTATGCGCGCTTCGTCATCTAACGTCACGTCACGTGGAAGCGGAAATGGCACAGAATTCAGTCCGCCTAAATTACGGAATTCAGGTCATAGTAAAACTTTTACACCCGCCTTCACGTTGGCCATTGGTTAAAGCTGTAATAGGATTAATTCGCAATTTGGCGCTTTGTCCCGCGAATCACGGCCCGCTTCGTGACCACGGCGCGATTCATCATCTGGTCAGGCTTCTGATGCGTGCTTTCCCCGAGACACAACGA CAACAACGTTCATCCGTGGCAAGTACTGGAAGTCAGCAAACATCAGGCGCGTACGCGGATGGCGGTGTTCGAATGGAGGAAATAGTGGAAGGTACTGTGGGAGCGCTTCATATCCTCGCGAGGGAATCACACAACAGGGTCATTATCAGATCTCAGAACGTAATTCCGATCTTCGTACag TTGCTATTTAACGagattgaaaatattcaaCGCGTCGCAGCTGGCGTACTTTGCGAACTTGCCGCGGACAAAGAAGGTGCCGAAATGATCGAACAAGAAGGTGCTACTGCTCCTTTGACGGAGTTGCTTCACTCTAGAAACGAAGGTGTCGCGACTTATGCGGCAGCTGTGTTGTTCCGCATGAGCGAAGATAAACCACAAGAATATAAGAAACGACTCTCCATGGAACTCACCAACTCTTTGTTACGCGAGGATACAAATCTTTGGAATAACGCTGACTTTGGGATGGGTCCAGATCTACAG GACATGCTTGGCCCTGATCAAGGCTATGACGGTATGTATGGACAAGGACCTCCTAGTGTACACAGCAGCCACGGAGGTCGAGGGTATCAACCGCAAG
- the LOC126872404 gene encoding armadillo segment polarity protein isoform X2: MSYQMSSNQSRPMSHGNYQGLGDLPMGSAKEQTLMWQQNSYMGDSGIHSGTVTQAPSLSGKEDDEMEGDQLMFDLDQGFAQGFTQDQVDEMNQQLNHTRSQRVRAAMFPETLEEGIEIPSTQYDPAQPTAVQRLAEPSQMLKHAVVNLINYQDDADLATRAIPELIKLLNDEDQVVVSKAAMVVHQLSKKEASRHAIMNSSQMVAALVRAISNSDDLESTKAAVGTLHNLSHHRQGLLAIFKSGGIPALVKLLSSPMESVLFYAITTLHNLLLHQDGSKMAVRLAGGLQKMVALLQRDNVKFLAIVTDCLQILAYGNQESKLIILASQGPIELVRIMRSYDYEKLLWTTSRALKVLSVCLSNKPVIVEAGGMQALAMHLGNPSQRLVQNCLWTLRNLSDAGTKVDGLEGLLQSLVQVLSSTDVNVVTCAAGILSNLTCNNQRNKVTVCQVGGVDALVRTIIYADSREEISEPAVCALRHLTSRHVEAEMAQNSVRLNYGIQVIVKLLHPPSRWPLVKAVIGLIRNLALCPANHGPLRDHGAIHHLVRLLMRAFPETQRQQRSSVASTGSQQTSGAYADGGVRMEEIVEGTVGALHILARESHNRVIIRSQNVIPIFVQLLFNEIENIQRVAAGVLCELAADKEGAEMIEQEGATAPLTELLHSRNEGVATYAAAVLFRMSEDKPQEYKKRLSMELTNSLLREDTNLWNNADFGMGPDLQDMLGPDQGYDGMYGQGPPSVHSSHGGRGYQPQGYDQIPVDSMQGLEIGGGSTYGAMDTMDVAHEGDLSFDHLGELPAPPQDNNQVAAWYDTDL; encoded by the exons ATGAGTTATCAAATGTCTTCGAATCAATCCAGACCAA TGTCTCACGGGAATTATCAGGGTTTGGGCGATCTACCCATGGGATCTGCCAAAGAACAAACTTTGATGTGGCAGCAAAATTCTTACATGGGTGATTCAGGAATACATTCTGGCACTGTCACCCAAGCGCCATCTTTGTCAGGCAAAGAGGATGACGAGATGGAAGGCGATCAGTTGATGTTTGATTTGGATCAAGGATTTGCACAGGGTTTTACTCAAGATCAAGTCGATGAAATGAATCAACAATTGAATCATACAAGATCTCAGCGTGTTCGCGCAGCTATGTTTCCTGAAACATTGGAGGAGGGTATAGAAATTCCTTCGACGCAGTATGATCCGGCTCAACCTACAGCTGTTCAGAGATTGGCAGAACCCAGTCAAATGTTGAAGCACGCGGTTGTCAATTTGATAAACTATCAGGATGACGCAGATCTCGCAACACGTGCAATACCAGAATTAATAAAGTTGTTAAACGACGAGGACCAAGTTGTTGTGTCTAAAGCAGCGATGGTAGTTCACCAACTTTCCAAGAAGGAAGCATCTCGTCATGCTATTATGAACAGTTCGCAAATGGTAGCTGCTTTAGTTCGTGCCATTTCAAACAGTGATGACCTTGAATCGACCAAAGCAGCAGTCGGCACCTTGCACAATTTGTCTCATCATAGACAAGGTCTGCTGGCTATTTTCAAAAGCGGAGGAATACCAGCTCTTGTGAAGCTTTTGAGTTCTCCAATGGAATCCGTATTGTTTTACGCAATCACGACTCTCCATAATTTACTTTTACATCAGGATGGTTCTAAAATGGCTGTAAGGCTGGCCGGAGGATTACAGAAAATGGTTGCACTACTACAGCGGGATAACGTCAAATTTTTAGCTATAGTAACCGATTGCTTGCAAATTCTTGCATACGGTAATCAAGAGagcaaattaattatattagcTTCTCAAGGACCAATAGAGTTGGTACGCATAATGCGTTCTTACGATTATGAGAAGCTTCTATGGACGACTTCAAGAGCCTTGAAAGTGTTGTCCGTTTGTCTTAGTAATAAACCAGTGATAGTCGAAGCTGGTGGTATGCAAGCTCTTGCTATGCATCTCGGTAATCCAAGCCAGAGACTCGTCCAAAATTGTTTGTGGACGTTACGAAATTTATCGGACGCTGGCACCAAAGTCGATGGATTAGAAGGTTTATTACAGAGTCTTGTACAAGTTCTTAGCTCTACCGACGTAAACGTCGTTACATGTGCCGCTGGTATTTTGTCGAATTTGACTTGCAATAATCAACGTAATAAGGTAACAGTATGCCAAGTGGGAGGTGTCGACGCTCTTGTACGTACAATCATTTACGCGGATAGTCGGGAGGAGATCAGCGAACCAGCGGTATGCGCGCTTCGTCATCTAACGTCACGTCACGTGGAAGCGGAAATGGCACAGAATTCAGTCCGCCTAAATTACGGAATTCAGGTCATAGTAAAACTTTTACACCCGCCTTCACGTTGGCCATTGGTTAAAGCTGTAATAGGATTAATTCGCAATTTGGCGCTTTGTCCCGCGAATCACGGCCCGCTTCGTGACCACGGCGCGATTCATCATCTGGTCAGGCTTCTGATGCGTGCTTTCCCCGAGACACAACGA CAACAACGTTCATCCGTGGCAAGTACTGGAAGTCAGCAAACATCAGGCGCGTACGCGGATGGCGGTGTTCGAATGGAGGAAATAGTGGAAGGTACTGTGGGAGCGCTTCATATCCTCGCGAGGGAATCACACAACAGGGTCATTATCAGATCTCAGAACGTAATTCCGATCTTCGTACag TTGCTATTTAACGagattgaaaatattcaaCGCGTCGCAGCTGGCGTACTTTGCGAACTTGCCGCGGACAAAGAAGGTGCCGAAATGATCGAACAAGAAGGTGCTACTGCTCCTTTGACGGAGTTGCTTCACTCTAGAAACGAAGGTGTCGCGACTTATGCGGCAGCTGTGTTGTTCCGCATGAGCGAAGATAAACCACAAGAATATAAGAAACGACTCTCCATGGAACTCACCAACTCTTTGTTACGCGAGGATACAAATCTTTGGAATAACGCTGACTTTGGGATGGGTCCAGATCTACAG GACATGCTTGGCCCTGATCAAGGCTATGACGGTATGTATGGACAAGGACCTCCTAGTGTACACAGCAGCCACGGAGGTCGAGGGTATCAACCGCAAG